One genomic window of Motacilla alba alba isolate MOTALB_02 chromosome 1, Motacilla_alba_V1.0_pri, whole genome shotgun sequence includes the following:
- the LOC119703536 gene encoding vitelline membrane outer layer protein 1-like translates to MGTGVRVYTSVLSVPNWGHWGKWGSRQSCHHGYANGFALKVEPDQFGSNDTALNGIRLHCQDDSITIEPLVGEWGSWISFQVCPGGYLISFSLRTEKSQRAGDDTAANNIQFRCSDKAVLVGDGLSWGSFGPWTNSCKICGLQTKVEPPQGLQDDTALNNVKFFCCK, encoded by the exons ATGG GCACAGGGGTGCGTGTTTACACCTCTGTCCTCTCTGTGCCCAACTGGGGCCACTGGGGCAAGTGGGGCAGCCGGCAGTCCTGCCATCATGGATATGCCAATGGATTTGCGCTGAAG GTGGAGCCCGACCAGTTTGGAAGCAATGACACGGCTCTGAATGGCATACGCCTGCATTGTCAGGATGACTCAATAACCATTGAGCCCTTGGTGGGGGA GTGGGGTTCCTGGATCAGCTTCCAAGTTTGCCCTGGAGGCTACCTGATCTCCTTTTCACTGAGAACAGAGAAGTCCCAAAGAGCAGGTGATGACACTGCAGCGAACAACATCCAGTTCAGATGCTCAGACAAAGCTGTGCTGGTAGGTGATGGACTGTCGTGGGGCAGCTTTGGCCCGTGGACCAACAGCTGCAAGATATGTGGTCTCCAGACCAAGGTAGAGCCCCCACAGGGACTTCAGGATGATACAGCACTCAACAACGTGAAGTTCTTCTGCTGCAAATGA